From the Cryptomeria japonica chromosome 2, Sugi_1.0, whole genome shotgun sequence genome, one window contains:
- the LOC131055599 gene encoding uncharacterized protein LOC131055599 gives MPMDVCHVLLGRLWQFDKKVVHNGRENTYTIEKDGVEHTLMPMKEQEVDNNSKVMLVSGKEFLHEMKNEEVRFSLVLKPRHVFITTKLDDLPPEVQGILNEHLDIVASDFPSELPPMRSISHHMDLILGDNLSNKTAYRLTPMENEEIRRKVEDLLKKDLIRESLSPCVVPTVLVQKKGWE, from the coding sequence ATGCCCATGGATGTGTGTCATGTATTGCTTGGAAGATTGTGGCAATTTGACAAGAAAGTGGTGCATAATGGAAGGGAGAACACCTATACAATTGAGAAAGATGGAGTGGAACATACATTGATGCCTATGAAGGAACAAGAAGTGGACAACAACAGTAAGGTAATGTTGGTAAGTGGTAAGGAATTCCTACATGAAATGAAGAACGAAGAAGTAAGATTTTCTTTGGTTCTTAAACCTAGGCATGTGTTTATTACTACAAAACTTGATGATTTGCCTCCTGAAGTGCAAGGTATTTTGAATGAACATTTAGATATTGTTGCATCTGATTTTCCTAGTGAGttgccacctatgagaagcatTAGCCACCATATGGATTTGATTCTAGGAGATAATCTTTCCAACAAGACAGCCTATAGGTTGACACCTATGGAAAATGAAGAGATAAGGAGGAAAGTGGAGGACCTTTTGAAGAAGGATTTGATAAGGGAAAGCCTTAGCCCTTGCGTTGTTCCCACAGTGCTAGTACAAAAGAAAGGATGGGAATGA